The following are encoded in a window of Hippoglossus hippoglossus isolate fHipHip1 chromosome 23, fHipHip1.pri, whole genome shotgun sequence genomic DNA:
- the LOC117757153 gene encoding tetraspanin-9 isoform X1, protein MARGCICCVKYMLFLFNLLFWLGGCGLLGVGVWLSVSQGSFATLSPSFPSLSAANLIITLGTIVMVTGFLGCLGAIKENKCLLLSFFIVLLIILLAELILLTLFFVYTDQVSENARRDLKEGLVLYNTDNNAGLRDAWNTIQGEWKCCGVMSHNDWYTALHENVVPDRCCQQVYAGCGRNTSTPFWTRGCYEKVEEWLDDNKHLLGTIAMCVLVIQLLGMAFSMTLYQQIHRSGKKYEA, encoded by the exons ATGGCTCGTGGCTGCATCTGCTGCGTGAAATACATGCTCTTCCTTTTCAACCTGCTCTTCTGG ctggGCGGGTGTGGTCTGCTGGGTGTGGGCGTGTGGCTGTCGGTGTCTCAGGGCAGCTTCGCCACCCTGTCGCCCTCCTTCCCGTCGCTCTCCGCCGCCAACCTCATCATCACCCTCGGCACCATTGTCATGGTAACGGGTTTCCTGGGTTGCCTGGGCGCCATCAAGGAGAACAAGTGCCTGCTGCTGAGT TTCTTCATCGTTCTGTTGATCATCCTCTTGGCCGagctcatcctcctcaccctgtTCTTTGTCTACACCGAC CAGGTGAGCGAGAATGCCAGACGGGACCTGAAGGAAGGTTTGGTGCTGTACAACACCGACAACAACGCCGGCCTGAGGGATGCATGGAACACCATCCAGGGAGAG TGGAAGTGTTGTGGCGTGATGAGCCACAATGACTGGTACACGGCCCTGCATGAGAACGTGGTTCCCGACCGCTGCTGCCAGCAGGTTTACGCAGGATGTGGCCGCAACACCTCCACTCCCTTCTGGACACGG GGTTGCTatgagaaggtggaggagtGGCTGGATGACAACAAACACCTTCTGGGAACCATCgctatgtgtgtgttggtcatACAG ctcctcggCATGGCCTTCTCCATGACGCTCTACCAACAGATCCACCGATCGGGGAAGAAGTACGAAGCCTGA
- the LOC117757153 gene encoding tetraspanin-9 isoform X2, which translates to MARGCICCVKYMLFLFNLLFWLGGCGLLGVGVWLSVSQGSFATLSPSFPSLSAANLIITLGTIVMVTGFLGCLGAIKENKCLLLSFFIVLLIILLAELILLTLFFVYTDRVSENARRDLKEGLVLYNTDNNAGLRDAWNTIQGEWKCCGVMSHNDWYTALHENVVPDRCCQQVYAGCGRNTSTPFWTRGCYEKVEEWLDDNKHLLGTIAMCVLVIQLLGMAFSMTLYQQIHRSGKKYEA; encoded by the exons ATGGCTCGTGGCTGCATCTGCTGCGTGAAATACATGCTCTTCCTTTTCAACCTGCTCTTCTGG ctggGCGGGTGTGGTCTGCTGGGTGTGGGCGTGTGGCTGTCGGTGTCTCAGGGCAGCTTCGCCACCCTGTCGCCCTCCTTCCCGTCGCTCTCCGCCGCCAACCTCATCATCACCCTCGGCACCATTGTCATGGTAACGGGTTTCCTGGGTTGCCTGGGCGCCATCAAGGAGAACAAGTGCCTGCTGCTGAGT TTCTTCATCGTTCTGTTGATCATCCTCTTGGCCGagctcatcctcctcaccctgtTCTTTGTCTACACCGACAGG GTGAGCGAGAATGCCAGACGGGACCTGAAGGAAGGTTTGGTGCTGTACAACACCGACAACAACGCCGGCCTGAGGGATGCATGGAACACCATCCAGGGAGAG TGGAAGTGTTGTGGCGTGATGAGCCACAATGACTGGTACACGGCCCTGCATGAGAACGTGGTTCCCGACCGCTGCTGCCAGCAGGTTTACGCAGGATGTGGCCGCAACACCTCCACTCCCTTCTGGACACGG GGTTGCTatgagaaggtggaggagtGGCTGGATGACAACAAACACCTTCTGGGAACCATCgctatgtgtgtgttggtcatACAG ctcctcggCATGGCCTTCTCCATGACGCTCTACCAACAGATCCACCGATCGGGGAAGAAGTACGAAGCCTGA